The Bradysia coprophila strain Holo2 unplaced genomic scaffold, BU_Bcop_v1 contig_151, whole genome shotgun sequence genome contains a region encoding:
- the LOC119074464 gene encoding E3 ubiquitin-protein ligase RNF113A, with protein sequence MFKKINNRNKSARKRAQSSSDSDAASDTESSAVVRSNNKSRKINPNVHKTLQLKSRNQKQKKDSDGSSSDNDITVSYKSRRTVDTVGPSDQGATAVNEMETENDRDAQALFEKSLEVNKELEGKADDKVYRGMNNYAQYYKKKDTAAGNASSGMVRKGPIRAPAHLRATVRWDYQPDICKDYKETGFCGFGDSCKFLHDRSDYKAGWQLEQEHAAGFRGNDADSDGDDTKYEIHSDEESLPFKCFICRKSFVDPIVTKCKHYFCEKCALENYKKSSRCYVCSVQTNGVFNPAKELIARMGRSADGEEIENDSDDSD encoded by the exons ATGCAGCCAGTGATACAGAGTCGAGTGCCGTTGTTCGTTCCAACAACAAATCAAGGAAAATCAATCCAAACGTTCATAAGACGTTGCAATTGAAGTCTCGTAACCAAAAGCAAAAAAAGGATTCAGACGGATCAAGCAGTGACAACGATATAACCGTGTCATATAAATCGAGAAGAACCGTCGATACGGTTGGACCGAGCGATCAAGGTGCGACTGCtgtaaatgaaatggaaacgGAAAATGATCGCGACGCTCAAGCACTGTTCGAAAAGAGCCTGGAGGTCAACAAGGAATTGGAAGGGAAGGCAGATGATAAGGTGTATCGAGGCATGAATAACTATGCTCAGTACTACAAAAAGAAGGACACGGCAGCGGGAAATGCTAGCAGTGGAATGGTGAGAAAGGGACCCATCCGAGCACCAGCTCATTTACGTGCCACTGTTCGATGGGATTATCAGCCTGACATTTGTAAAGACTACAAGGAGACGGGATTTTGCGGCTTTGGAGACAGTTGTAAGTTCTTGCACGATCGCAGTGATTATAAGGCGGGCTGGCAATTGGAACAAGAACATGCAGCCGGCTTCCGAGGCAATGATGCAGACTCGGACGGTGACGATACGAAATACGAAATTCACTCTGACGAAGAGAGTTTGCCATTCAAGTGTTTCATTTGCCGGAAGAGTTTCGTTGATCCAATTGTTACGAA GTGCAAGCACTACTTTTGCGAGAAATGTGCGCTGGAGAATTACAAGAAATCGTCGCGATGTTACGTTTGTTCGGTGCAGACCAACGGTGTATTTAATCCGGCCAAGGAACTTATTGCAAGAATGGGACGGTCAGCTGATGGCGAAGAGATTGAAAATGACTCGGATGACAGTGATTAA